Below is a window of Candidatus Deferrimicrobiaceae bacterium DNA.
GCGGAGGACGCGGTACAGGCCCGTGAGGACCTTCACGGAAATCTCCACCGAGAGCGGGTCGCCGGCCAGGGTCAGCACGTTCCCCTTCGGGAGGATCGTGACACCGAGGAACTTTTCCACGATTTTCAGATGGTCGTCCTGGCTCCCGAACAGGTCCGCGAGGACCGCGGGGTCGTCGAAACGGACCGTCTCTTCCCTCCGCTTACCCGTCTCCATCCGTCTTCCCGCCTTTCCGTTAACGGTAGAACTCCGCCCAGCCTGCGAGGAGGTGCCTCGCCGGGGGGGACAAAAGGATCCTGTACACCCAGAATCCCGCCACGATCGCCGCAAGCGACCATATCGCCGCCCGGACGCAGCCGATCGAGAATCTGCGCGCCATGTCCTCCCGGACGGCACGCCCCGTGTCCTGGGTCTCCGAGTCCACCGGGGAGATCTCCACCAGCCCCCGGTCCCAGAGCCCCCACAACGCCTTCAGCCCCTCGTGCCAGGTGAGGCAGGCTTTCCGGAACACCTGGTACGGGTCGGAGGAGAAATAGACCGCCCCCCAGACCTCCCTTTCCTGGGGGGGGAGAGCCATCGGATCGATCTTCACGCCCCACTTTCGGACGACCTTGAACCTTTCGGGTGGAAATTTCTCGCGAATCCAGGCATATTCATCCAGAAACTGCATCCCTTCCATGAGCAATCTATCCCCGTGGATGGGAGTGGCCATCCAGGCGGGGGGTCGCACCGAAAAGACCTCGAACCGGTAATCTCCTTCCTTGATCCGCAGCGAGAAGTAGAGACTGTCCTTGACCTGCAGGTAGAGGTACTGGGCGAGCTTCTCCCGGGAGATCTTTCCCTTCTCCACCAGGATCTCCCCGATCTTTTTTTTCCCCTTCTCCTGGATGGAAAGAATCCGGCGGAGCTCCTCCGCGGTCAGGTACCCGGCGTCCACCAGCATGTTCCCGATCAGGGTGGATGGGGCCTTCTGCCGGTCGGGCTGGACGTCTACGATCATTCCGTTCGAAAAAAGAAAGATCGTCTCCCTATCGTCCCCCCGGATCGTGAGGGCCCCGCTCTTTTGCTGGCTGGTCACCAGCTGGAAAATTTCCGGGATGCCGAAGTCGGCGATCTTTCCCTGCACGCCTTACCCTCTTTTTCCGCTGATCTTCAGTGTTTGCTGCATCCTTCCGAACGACCGGATCCCCCATGCCGCCCCGACGATCCACAGGACCCCCGTGACGAGGAAGGCCCACCGGGCGACGATCGACTCGAGATCGGAGAGGATGTCCCCTGTCCCCCGGGCGCCGATGGACACCGATACCGCTGCCAGGGACAGGCATAGAAGCACGACGTACAGCATCGTCCACCCCTCCTTCCCGGACCACAATCCCCCGGAGCCGGGCACCACGACCGAACCCGCCCTGACGGTGTTCCGATGCATCCGGATCCCCTGGATTCTCCGTTCCTTCTCCTCCCCCTCCCGGATCCCCCACCCGACCTGCATCCGGCACATGTTGCAGAAATCGGAGGCTTCCCGGATCCCCACGATGAGGGTTCGGGTGCCGCAACCCCGGCAGGCGGTATGGACCCACACCCGGAGGGAAAAAAACTTCCAGATCACCGAGGTAAGCCAGACGGCGAAGAGAAAGAGGAGAGCGACGCCGGGCGAAAGCGGGCGGAAGAACATCCGGTAAACCTCCCCCTCGCCCGCCTCCCGATAGAGATCATGCCCCCGTTGCAAGGTCGCCCAGACAAGCTCGTCCACGGGAAGGGGGGAGCCCACCCATTCCCCGGCCTCCATGTCGGAGGGTCGGAAACGGAAGGGAGAGAGCTTCTGCACCCGGTCCCATGCCAGCGGCTGGATCATCCGCGCGCGCTCAAAATTGAACAGCTGGAGGTACCCCTGATAGACGTTCCACAGGGCCGCTCCCTCTCCGGGCCGCTTCACGAACGCGGCCTCGAAGTCGGAAAGGGCCGCCCTCATCCTTCCCTGTTTCGCCCTGGTGATCCCCCTGTTGTTTCTCGCCTCGGGAAGATCCTGTCCCGCCTCGATGAGTTCCGTCCAGAGCCGCTCCGCGCCCGCGTGATCTCCCGCCTGCATCTTCGCGCGCGCCCGGGAAAACAGGACCAGCCAGGAGGGCGCCGCCCCGTTCCCCTGCGCTACCCCTTCCCCGGATTCCGAAGGCCACGTGCGGGAGATCGATCCGTCGACCCCTAAATACCCTTCCCCCGGCGCATCGCCCGCCACCCTGCTTGCGAGATGCAGCATGCTTCCCCCGAAGAAAATCCCCACGATGAGGAGGATCGCGATCGCCATCAGCATCAGTTCCCCCCGGCGAAGATACGCAACCGAAAGCACCATCCAGTAGCACGCCACGACCGCGAGCCCGAACCCTGCGAACAGGGGCAGAAGAAAAAGAACGGCGACCGCCAGGGGGGACAGGTAGTCCCGATAGGGAAGCCGCAAGACCCTCGGGATGTCCAATTCCAGGGAGGGACGCGCCCGGAGGAAGAGGGCGATCGAGGTCCACACCACGAACCAGCATGCGGCCGCCAATGCAAAGGAGACGAGCCAGACGGCATACCCCAGCCGGGCCGGGCCGAACCGCCGAACCGCCCCCGACAAATCCGCGAGGTCGGGGAAGAGGTCCGAAAACCGCAGGCCGCGAATATCCTCCATGACCATCCAGGCCCACATCGTGGCCGAAAGAGGGGAAATCTCCGCGATGAGCCGGAATGCGGGTCCCAGCCCGTTCTTCCATCCTTCCCGGTCCGCCCGGCGGAAGACGAGTTCCGGGATGGCGTTGACGGACAGGATGCCATGGGAGTACATTTTCTTCCGGAGCCCCCGGACCTCGATTGCCAGCTCCTCCTCCTTGCCCGGGCCCGCTGCCTCCACCACGCGAAGGGCCTGCGCCCGCACCTCGGGGGCGTACCCGGGAAAAAGATCGTCCGCCCCGCTACGCACCGGAAACCCCAGGAGGAAGACGAGGAAAAAGAAAAGGATCATCGCAGGAGAGGACCGGACACGGCCGCTGGGAACCTCGATCATCATAAACATTGCATGTTATCATTCCTCAAAGGAAAATTCGATATGGGCAATTTCTCGTCCCTTGTGCAGATCATGGCGCGGCTTCGGGGGGAAGGCGGCTGCGAATGGGATCGGGCCCAGACGCAAGCCACCCTTCGCCCGTACCTCCTCGAGGAGGCTCACGAGGTCGTGGACGCCATCTCCCGGAAGGACCCGGCGCTTCTGTGCGAGGAACTGGGGGACCTCCTCCTTCAGATCCTCTTCCACGCCCAGATCGCCAGCGAGAAG
It encodes the following:
- a CDS encoding DUF4388 domain-containing protein produces the protein MQGKIADFGIPEIFQLVTSQQKSGALTIRGDDRETIFLFSNGMIVDVQPDRQKAPSTLIGNMLVDAGYLTAEELRRILSIQEKGKKKIGEILVEKGKISREKLAQYLYLQVKDSLYFSLRIKEGDYRFEVFSVRPPAWMATPIHGDRLLMEGMQFLDEYAWIREKFPPERFKVVRKWGVKIDPMALPPQEREVWGAVYFSSDPYQVFRKACLTWHEGLKALWGLWDRGLVEISPVDSETQDTGRAVREDMARRFSIGCVRAAIWSLAAIVAGFWVYRILLSPPARHLLAGWAEFYR
- a CDS encoding tetratricopeptide repeat protein, with product MILFFFLVFLLGFPVRSGADDLFPGYAPEVRAQALRVVEAAGPGKEEELAIEVRGLRKKMYSHGILSVNAIPELVFRRADREGWKNGLGPAFRLIAEISPLSATMWAWMVMEDIRGLRFSDLFPDLADLSGAVRRFGPARLGYAVWLVSFALAAACWFVVWTSIALFLRARPSLELDIPRVLRLPYRDYLSPLAVAVLFLLPLFAGFGLAVVACYWMVLSVAYLRRGELMLMAIAILLIVGIFFGGSMLHLASRVAGDAPGEGYLGVDGSISRTWPSESGEGVAQGNGAAPSWLVLFSRARAKMQAGDHAGAERLWTELIEAGQDLPEARNNRGITRAKQGRMRAALSDFEAAFVKRPGEGAALWNVYQGYLQLFNFERARMIQPLAWDRVQKLSPFRFRPSDMEAGEWVGSPLPVDELVWATLQRGHDLYREAGEGEVYRMFFRPLSPGVALLFLFAVWLTSVIWKFFSLRVWVHTACRGCGTRTLIVGIREASDFCNMCRMQVGWGIREGEEKERRIQGIRMHRNTVRAGSVVVPGSGGLWSGKEGWTMLYVVLLCLSLAAVSVSIGARGTGDILSDLESIVARWAFLVTGVLWIVGAAWGIRSFGRMQQTLKISGKRG